From one Amaranthus tricolor cultivar Red isolate AtriRed21 chromosome 17, ASM2621246v1, whole genome shotgun sequence genomic stretch:
- the LOC130804334 gene encoding mechanosensitive ion channel protein 10-like, whose product MAASNTKNNPEEIAIPISPLAKEQSPKMGPQNNEFEKKPMNNSSQSPEISGFSASPKKPPLYPTPDSPLRRRQSFKNKTRFGEPSVPLDSQTLDYIANSPRFLNQSSFKEKTPKAASGRSKGEGGEEKEKQKEGPDEKEIYRRVTAQLSARKSWRMTIKLVLELVVFLCILSCLICSLFVEGFKGKLFGGLDVWKWFALALVIFSGMLVTGWFVHLIVFFIEWKFLLKKNVVYFTHGLQSNVQIFLWVLVVLITWVVLFKHDSKTAPKMSQKWKDILDFMTWTIASLLIGSFLWLVKTTLIKMLASSFHLNRFFERIQEAVFDHYALETLSGSPVVEMARKLSRNESRDPQVSFTEHMGDHTEKRVVDWGKLHQMKKEKVPSWTMKLLVDVISNSGLSTMSNILNQDMVEGGVELDDDEITCEEEAIATAVRIFYNVIGDKSELYLDRGDLHRFMIWEEVSLIYQNFDVNDKGQVDLKAFSKWVVKVFKDRQSLKHALNDNKTAVDELNKLLNGILIVIIIILWLLLTEIVTTKILLFFSSQLLVAVFVFGNTCRTIFEAIIFVFVMHPFDVGDRCVIDGSLMIVEEMNILNTIFLKIDKEKVYYPNSVLATKAIGNYYRSPDQGDSLEFGIDYKTPLPKIAELKERIKRYVEQTPQYWHPEHSLVIKEIENVNKMKMAIFFTHTMNFQDLVAKGQRKTEFILELKTIFDDLEISYHLLPQEIHLTKMPSNV is encoded by the exons ATGGCTGCTTCCAATACTAAAAACAACCCAGAAGAGATTGCAATTCCTATTTCTCCTCTTGCAAAAGAGCAATCTCCTAAAATGGGTCCTCAAAATaatgaatttgagaaaaaaCCCATGAATAATTCTTCACAATCTCCAGAAATTTCTGGGTTTAGTGCAAGCCCTAAGAAACCTCCTTTATACCCAACTCCTGATTCACCCTTAAGAAGGAGACAATCTTTTAAGAATAAAACTAGATTTGGTGAACCTTCAGTTCCTCTTGATTCTCAAACCCTTGATTATATAGCAAATTCTCCTAGATTTTTGAACCAATCTTCTTTCAAAGAGAAGACTCCTAAGGCAGCTTCTGGAAGGTCAAAAGGGGAAGGAGGAGAAGAGAAGGAGAAACAGAAGGAAGGTCCAGATGAGAAGGAGATTTATAGAAGAGTAACTGCTCAATTAAGTGCTAGAAAAAGTTGGAGAATGACAATCAAATTGGTACTTGAATTGGTTGTTTTTTTGTGTATTTTAAGTTGTTTGATTTGTAGTTTATTTGTTGAGGGTTTTAAGGGTAAATTATTTGGTGGGTTGGATGTTTGGAAATGGTTTGCACTTGCATTGGTTATATTTTCTGGTATGTTGGTAACTGGATGGTTTGTGCATTTGATTGTGTTTTTCATTGAATGGAAATTCTTGTTGAAGAAAAATGTGGTGTATTTTACTCATGGATTACAGTCTAATGTTCAAATATTTTTATGGGTTCTTGTGGTTCTTATAACATGGGTTGTATTGTTTAAACATGATTCAAAAACTGCCCCAAAAATGAGCCAAAAATGGAAGGATATACTTGATTTCATGACATGGACTATAGCTTCTTTGCTAATAGGATCCTTTTTATGGTTAGTTAAGACTACCTTGATAAAGATGTTGGCATCATCCTTTCACTTAAATAGGTTTTTTGAGAGGATTCAGGAGGCTGTGTTTGATCACTATGCGCTTGAAACACTATCAGGGAGTCCTGTCGTTGAAATGGCTCGAAAACTTAGTAGGAATGAGAGTCGTGATCCTCAGGTTAGTTTTACGGAGCATATGGGTGATCATACAGAGAAAAGAGTGGTTGATTGGGGTAAACTTCATCaaatgaagaaggagaaagtGCCTTCTTGGACTATGAAGTTGTTGGTTGATGTGATTTCGAATTCAGGGTTATCGACTATGTCGAATATTCTTAACCAAGATATGGTTGAAGGAGGGGTTgaattggatgatgatgaaattacgtgcgaggAAGAAGCTATCGCCACTGCTGTTAGGATCTTCTACAATGTGATCGGTGATAAGTCCGAACT GTACCTAGATAGAGGTGACCTCCATAGGTTCATGATTTGGGAAGAGGTGTCTCTTATTTATCAAAATTTTGATGTCAATGATAAAGGGCAAGTTGATTTGAAAGCTTTTTCTAAGTGGGTG GTTAAAGTTTTTAAAGACCGGCAATCATTGAAACATGCTTTAAACGACAACAAAACTGCTGTGGATGAGTTGAACAAGTTGCTGAATGGAATCCTGATTGTCATAATAATCATCCTCTGGCTTCTACTGACGGAAATTGTCACGACAAAAAttcttctcttcttctcttCTCAACTTCTCGTAGCAGTTTTTGTGTTCGGAAACACTTGCAGGACCATTTTTGAGGCGATCATATTTGTTTTCGTTATGCACCCATTTGATGTTGGTGATCGCTGTGTCATTGATGGATCATTG ATGATTGTTGAAGAAATGAATATCTTGAATACAATATTCCTGAAAATCGACAAGGAAAAGGTCTATTATCCGAATTCAGTTTTGGCTACTAAAGCCATTGGCAACTATTACCGGAGTCCAGATCAGGGAGATTCATTAGAGTTCGGGATTGATTATAAAACACCATTGCCTAAGATTGCAGAGCTAAAAGAACGAATAAAACG GTATGTGGAGCAAACTCCTCAATATTGGCACCCTGAACATAGTTTGGTTATCAAAGAGATTGAGAATGTCAATAAGATGAAAATGGCTATATTTTTCACTCATACAATGAACTTCCAAGACCTTGTTGCAAAGGGACAGCGAAAAACCGAGTTTATCTTGGAATTGAAGACGATATTTGATGATCTAGAAATCTCATACCACCTTCTGCCGCAAGAGATTCATCTTACTAAAATGCCTTCAAATGTCTGA
- the LOC130804098 gene encoding protein BIG GRAIN 1-like B translates to MYNWEKSKHDSKNSTFSSTFLNKFNKSHKTHHSKTHQINDFNFLPPKPTSTRTSKNRATTNEDEKMEKISSLRRACLVEKWMEKKVKPSSRSSSSSTLIEEFDFQDSLFFNSTNHTTTSSSSSDETDFSVFSESKHNLRKINCFAPSRPKPIKTHSIESKFLTQFGEEKNEEMMKNTSKSAKIYSNLKNLKQPISPGVRLTSFINSLFTKDGKSSKKCSVSAKQSKTEELSYSTCSSASSFYRSCLSKNNTPKRDSDEGIRRTVRFSPVSVIVDDDSQPCGYKSLHEDRLGSHDGLLHSKFGRSLSKRYEELRNLDGLKNQKKLEEVALDLIGGYWDARLNKTQEDEDDDDDGEFSCSSSDLFELDHLSLIGNELPVYETTKFDTKTM, encoded by the coding sequence atgtataattggGAGAAATCCAAACATGATTCCAAAAATTCAACATTTTCTTCCACTTTTTTGAACAAATTCAACAAATCTCACAAAACCCATCACTCAAAAACTCACCAAATTAATGATTTCAACTTCCTCCCACCAAAACCAACATCAACAAGAACATCTAAAAACAGAGCAACtacaaatgaagatgaaaaaaTGGAGAAAATCTCAAGTCTTAGAAGGGCATGTTTGGTTGAGAAATGGATGGAGAAAAAAGTTAAACCAAGTTCaagatcttcttcttcttctacattAATTGAAGAATTTGATTTTCAGGATTCTCTGTTTTTTAACAGTACGAATCATACTACAACATCAAGTTCTTCTTCTGATGAAAcagatttttctgttttttctgAATCCAAACACAACCTTCGTAAAATCAATTGTTTTGCTCCTTCTAGGCCTAAACCCATCAAAACCCATTCAATTGAGTCaaaatttttgacccaatttggggaagaaaaaaatgaagaaatgaTGAAAAATACATCAAAATCAGCTAAAATTTACTCAAATTTGAAGAACCTAAAGCAACCCATTTCTCCTGGTGTTCGATTAACCAGTTTTATTAACTCATTATTCACAAAAGATGGGAAATCTAGCAAGAAATGTAGTGTAAGTGCAAAACAGAGTAAAACAGAGGAGTTATCTTATTCAACATGTTCTTCAGCTTCATCATTTTATAGGTCATGTTTGAGTAAAAACAACACTCCTAAGAGAGATTCAGATGAAGGAATTAGAAGAACAGTTAGATTTAGTCCTGTTAGTGTAATTGTTGATGATGATTCTCAGCCTTGTGGGTATAAATCTTTACATGAAGATCGACTGGGAAGCCATGATGGGTTATTGCATTCAAAATTTGGTAGATCTTTATCAAAAAGGTATgaagaattgagaaatttagatgggttaaaaaatcaaaagaaattgGAAGAAGTTGCATTGGATTTAATTGGTGGGTATTGGGATGCTAGATTGAATAAAACccaggaagatgaagatgatgatgatgatggggaATTTAGTTGTTCAAGTTCAGATTTGTTTGAGTTAGATCATCTTTCATTGATTGGAAATGAACTTCCTGTTTATGAAACCACTAAATTTGATACCAAAACGATGTAG